A genomic segment from Aspergillus puulaauensis MK2 DNA, chromosome 1, nearly complete sequence encodes:
- a CDS encoding beta-xylosidase (CAZy:GH43;~COG:G;~EggNog:ENOG410PKCB;~InterPro:IPR023296,IPR006710,IPR041542,IPR013320;~PFAM:PF17851,PF04616;~SECRETED:SignalP(1-22);~antiSMASH:Cluster_1.16;~go_function: GO:0004553 - hydrolase activity, hydrolyzing O-glycosyl compounds [Evidence IEA];~go_process: GO:0005975 - carbohydrate metabolic process [Evidence IEA]), translated as MRLSLIFTALLRTLWCARPGHSIHNPIIPGWNPDPAVLRVGSEYFIATSSMEYWPGIPIYRSTDLQHWALYSHALTRPEQLQLNGVPTSAGTNVPCSLLSFVADIQTGAWAPSLSFINGTFYLTTSVRWTYDPVAKVWPRVFWVSSADLKHWSDPVWSDPWGIDPSLFQDPNTDQVYLNLMAPNNNIDKLWGIYQCEVNLATGRCVGDYYSLWNGTMPHTADARPEGPKMLKHGNWYYLMIAEGGTDELHRSTIARSASPTGPWEPAPNNPLLYNGKFGFNNLTVQSTGHATMFDTDRGSWYAVFLARRNINGSSPLGRETFLCPVDWRNGWSVFNNGDPILLNPDTKPASTPAPFVDTFSNRSLHPSWYQLRTPYQETYTLGRNKVSDSPGLVLHPNVFSLSDRDVPAAVLRKQTSLNSTFSATLLPFTDTGSLGVTQSVGISAYLSELQHQDIGVTGCTDHAEMMCIYTSLLNNGTTEYMQYPLKEVESRQTLTLHIRAQPLQYHLGYSTGISAVKWLASFPSSWMAVAPPDWFVFTGAMFGLFASGNGVPWPHSAPEVGFQGVREVYHPEDIPDYDRW; from the exons ATGAGGCTCTCCCTGATATTCACTGCCCTTCTGCGCACACTTTGGTGTGCCAGGCCCGGGCATTCCATTCACAACCCGATCATCCCCGGCTGGAACCCTGACCCGGCAGTCCTCCGGGTCGGCAGCGAGTATTTCATTGCGACCTCGTCAATGGAGTACTGGCCGGGAATCCCAATCTATCGCTCAACCGATCTCCAGCACTGGGCGCTGTACTCACATGCTCTCACCCGACCGGAGCAACTGCAGTTGAACGGGGTCCCGACTAGCGCAGGCACGAATGTCCCTTGTTCCCTGCTGAGTTTCGTCGCTGACATCCAGACAGGCGCCTGGGCACCGTCCCTGAGCTTCATCAATGGGACATTCTATCTCACCACATCTGTCCGGTGGACTTACGACCCCGTGGCTAAAGTATGGCCTCGAGTCTTCTGGGTATCATCGGCAGACCTAAAGCACTGGTCCGACCCTGTCTGGTCGGATCCCTGGGGGATTGACCCATCGTTGTTCCAGGACCCGAACACAGACCAAGTTTATCTCAACCTAATGGCGCCAAACAATAATATTGACAAACTATGGGGCATATACCAGTGCGAGGTCAATCTGGCCACTGGCCGCTGTGTGGGCGACTACTATTCTCTTTGGAATGGCACCATGCCGCATACTGCGGATGCGCGCCCGGAAGGCCCTAAGATGCTAAAGCACGGAAACTGGTATTACTTGATGATAGCAGAGG GGGGCACCGATGAACTCCATCGATCCACCATTGCCCGTTCCGCATCACCCACAGGGCCCTGGGAGCCAgctcccaacaaccccctgTTATACAACGGCAAATTCGGCTTCAACAATCTCACCGTTCAATCGACCGGCCACGCAACCATGTTCGACACCGACCGTGGCTCCTGGTACGCTGTATTCCTCGCCCGCCGCAACATCAACGGCTCATCGCCCCTTGGCCGCGAGACTTTTCTATGCCCAGTCGACTGGAGGAATGGCTGGTCGGTGTTCAATAACGGGGATCCCATCCTGTTGAATCCTGACACAAAACCGGCCTCAACCCCAGCGCCGTTCGTGGATACCTTCAGCAACCGCTCATTGCACCCATCCTGGTATCAGCTGCGTACCCCCTACCAGGAAACCTACACCCTAGGCCGGAATAAGGTCTCCGACTCACCAGGCCTGGTGCTTCATCCTAATGTCTTCTCCCTTAGTGACCGTGATGTACCGGCTGCTGTCCTCCGCAAGCAGACTTCCCTCAATAGTACATTTTCCGCTACTCTCTTGCCATTTACGGACACTGGTTCCCTTGGCGTTACGCAGTCAGTTGGAATCAGTGCCTACCTCAGCGagctccagcaccaggaTATCGGGGTCACCGGTTGTACGGACCATGCAGAGATGATGTGTATATACACTTCGCTTCTCAATAACGGGACAACGGAG TACATGCAGTACCCACTCAAAGAAGTAGAGTCGCGACAAACCCTCACCCTGCATATACGGGCGCAACCCCTCCAGTACCATCTGGGATACAGCACTGGCATTTCGGCGGTCAAGTGGCTGGCCTCATTCCCGTCATCCTGGATGGCGGTCGCGCCGCCAGATTGGTTCGTCTTTACCGGCGCCATGTTTGGGTTATTTGCGAGTGGGAACGGGGTGCCCTGGCCTCATAGTGCGCCGGAGGTGGGATTCCAGGGAGTGAGAGAGGTTTACCATCCGGAGGATATTCCTGATTATGATCGCTGGTGA
- a CDS encoding putative endo-polygalacturonase (CAZy:GH28;~COG:M;~EggNog:ENOG410PVW9;~InterPro:IPR000743,IPR012334,IPR011050;~SECRETED:SignalP(1-30);~antiSMASH:Cluster_1.16;~go_function: GO:0004650 - polygalacturonase activity [Evidence IEA];~go_process: GO:0005975 - carbohydrate metabolic process [Evidence IEA]): MLSPQKKLRGLAVSLLALLCTVNIPSPANAAHNRNQNSIQISQIPKEIPKSDSYQVKVRSQARDATGHWEPLDLFRANVHEVNATTGNTVSYNTSIGIFDFRGPIELAIEPSRGSFPSIDAVRVRPLSYGLRADVRGRVIYLSLTEPANLVVELNGDVFNVLHLFLDSSGNDSFAEEQLMENPSVIYYGAGYHELNDTVNVTSGQTVYLAPGSVIQGGFNFENTSDAAIIGRGVLYRSPSDAITIGYSQRIRVAGVTVLNPGHYSLMIGSSRDIAVSGLRSISAVQWGDGIDVFCSQDVVLEKLFMRNSDDCVAIYQHRWEYYGDSRNITLRDSSLWADVAHPVHLGLHGNPSAPEVMEGVTISNIDILDHREPQVDYQGCLAINCGDENLLKDIVFEDIRVEDFRLGMLLSFKVLYNQKYNLGPGRGVHNVTVRNLSYNGIGGNTPAIAGYEKDRSIQFVNFQGLDISGVHVWDGMQKPSWYSVADFVPMYIGSHVANLTWSD, from the coding sequence ATGCTTTCgccccagaagaagctcagGGGACTTGCCGTCAGCCTGTTAGCCCTCCTGTGTACAGTCAACATACCTTCACCGGCAAATGCCGCTCACAACCGCAATCAAAATAGTATCCAGATATCCCAAATACCAAAAGAGATCCCCAAGTCGGATTCCTACCAGGTTAAAGTCCGATCACAGGCCAGAGACGCCACGGGACATTGGGAGCCGCTCGACTTGTTCCGTGCCAACGTGCACGAAGTCAACGCAACGACCGGAAACACCGTCTCGTATAATACATCGATCGGGATCTTTGACTTCAGAGGCCCCATTGAACTTGCTATTGAGCCGTCCCGAGGGTCTTTTCCGTCGATAGATGCCGTCCGTGTTCGCCCCCTTTCCTACGGCCTGCGGGCAGATGTCCGTGGCCGCGTCATCTACTTGTCGCTCACTGAGCCGGCGAATCTAGTTGTCGAGCTCAATGGGGATGTCTTTAACGTATTGCATCTATTTCTAGACAGCTCTGGGAATGATAGCTTCGCGGAGGAACAATTGATGGAAAATCCGTCCGTTATATACTATGGCGCCGGGTATCACGAACTCAATGACACGGTGAACGTCACATCTGGACAGACAGTTTATCTTGCTCCTGGCTCCGTGATACAAGGGGGTTTCAACTTCGAGAACACGTCGGACGCAGCCATTATCGGCCGCGGAGTCCTCTACAGAAGTCCCAGCGACGCCATCACAATCGGCTACTCCCAGAGAATACGCGTTGCGGGAGTCACCGTGCTCAACCCAGGCCACTACTCGCTGATGATTGGATCTAGCCGTGACATCGCTGTCTCTGGCCTGCGGAGCATCAGCGCTGTTCAGTGGGGCGACGGCATCGACGTCTTCTGCAGTCAGGACGTGGTGCTCGAGAAGCTGTTCATGCGCAACTCAGACGACTGCGTGGCTATATACCAGCACCGCTGGGAGTATTACGGAGACTCGAGGAACATCACGTTACGGGACTCGTCTCTATGGGCTGATGTAGCTCACCCTGTTCATCTGGGCCTCCATGGGAACCCTAGCGCCCCGGAAGTGATGGAAGGGGTGACGATCTCGAATATTGATATTCTTGACCATCGCGAGCCGCAGGTTGATTACCAGGGCTGTCTGGCGATTAACTGCGGGGACGAGAACCTACTCAAGGATATTGTCTTTGAAGATATCCGCGTCGAAGACTTCCGGCTTGGTATGCTCCTTAGCTTCAAGGTGCTATATAACCAGAAGTATAATCTGGGGCCTGGGCGAGGGGTTCACAATGTTACTGTCAGGAATCTCTCGTATAATGGGATAGGGGGTAACACCCCGGCTATAGCGGGATATGAAAAGGACAGGAGCATTCAGTTTGTGAACTTCCAGGGCTTGGATATTAGTGGTGTGCATGTCTGGGATGGTATGCAGAAGCCAAGCTGGTATTCCGTGGCTGACTTTGTTCCCATGTATATTGGTAGTCATGTAGCGAACCTGACGTGGTCAGATTAG
- a CDS encoding putative GPI anchored protein (COG:S;~EggNog:ENOG410PI26;~InterPro:IPR008929,IPR008397;~PFAM:PF05426;~antiSMASH:Cluster_1.16;~go_component: GO:0042597 - periplasmic space [Evidence IEA];~go_function: GO:0016829 - lyase activity [Evidence IEA]): MKPSTPLYTLLNAGLSAAAITHPGLLHTEADFTRIQDFISSKTEPQLTGWNKLAAHADAEYSPSATETVCRGSGCDPENYPTLYRDIAAAYTNAVYWKVTGTEANADAAAAILDAWSGTMTTLDGSSDRFLASGIYGYQLANAAELLRDYEKWDRLDKVVELLEGIFLPMNVDFLQRHNDAEIDHYWANWDLCNLASLHAIGVLSENQTAIDQAITYFKEGEGNGALNNTIWTLHEEEDTGKSLGQGQEAGRDQGHSLLDFGLLGVLAQQAYNQGEDLFALWDNRILAGAEYVFKYNTGNDVPYTSYTNSDVTQDEISSNSRGGIRPIAELLYAHYSGVKGLDASWTGAYRDVVVEDGDGAEGGVGDYGSTSGGYDQLGFGTALFRLD; this comes from the exons ATGAAGCCCTCGACGCCCCTCTACACTCTCCTCAACGCTGGCCTCTCGGCGGCAGCTATCACCCACCCCGGGCTCCTCCACACAGAGGCCGACTTCACACGCATCCAAgacttcatctcctccaaaaCCGAGCCCCAGCTAACAGGCTGGAACAAGCTCGCCGCCCACGCAGATGCAGAGTACAGTCCCTCTGCCACTGAAACCGTCTGTCGCGGCTCCGGTTGCGACCCGGAGAACTACCCAACGCTGTACCGTGATATCGCGGCCGCATATACGAACGCTGTGTATTGGAAGGTTACGGGAACCGAGGCGAATGCGGACGCGGCAGCGGCAATTCTGGATGCATGGAGTGGCACAATGACCACGCTAGACGGGAGCTCCGATCGGTTTCTTGCATCTGGAATCTATGGGTATCAGTTGGCAAATGCGGCGGAGCTGCTAAGAGATTATGAGAAGTGGGATAGATTGGACAAGGTGGTAGAGTTACTAGAGGGCATATTTCTACCGATGAATGTGGACTTTCTGCAGAGGCATAACGACGCGGAGATTGATCACTATTGGGCAAAC TGGGATCTGTGCAATCTTGCCAGCCTGCACGCGATCGGTGTCCTGAGCGAGAACCAAACTGCGATTGATCAGGCAATTACCTACTTcaaggaaggcgaaggtAATGGCGCCCTGAATAACACCATCTGGACTCTccatgaagaggaagatacAGGAAAATCGCTAGGACAGGGCCAGGAGGCGGGTCGAGACCAGGGCCATAGTCTGCTTGACTTTGGGTTGCTAGGTGTTCTAGCCCAGCAGGCATATAACCAGGGCGAGGACCTCTTTGCTCTATGGGATAACAGGATTCTTGCCGG GGCCGAATATGTCTTCAAATATAATACTGGCAACGACGTCCCTTATACCAGCTATACAAACTCCGATGTCACCCAGGACGAAATAAGTTCCAACAGCAGGGGGGGGATCCGACCAATTGCAGAATTATTATATGCCCATTATAGCGGGGTCAAGGGGTTGGATGCCTCATGGACCGGCGCCTATAGGGATGTTGTAGttgaggatggtgatggtgctgaggggggagttggagactATGGGTCGACCAGTGGAGGGTACGATCAACTCGGATTTGGGACGGCATTATTCAGGCTGGACTGA
- a CDS encoding uncharacterized protein (CAZy:GH146;~COG:S;~EggNog:ENOG410PV0A;~InterPro:IPR012878;~TransMembrane:1 (i121-141o);~antiSMASH:Cluster_1.16) translates to MTNNTANSRLAPFQYDAFPLGSIKPSGWLEDQLLLAAEALPGHMFDFYRYVADSTWLGGTHEYSELHEAAPYWFNYIVPLAYTLDDARLKKQAKVFLDYTLEHQAEDGWLGPETTRQTRGIWARSLLFFALIVRSLGPLIMEICSINQHYQQYAEADPSETDRIVTAMHRFTVLIHSMLQNNFTGLLQDVAEGDAFDPYGFGVSRTHELPLALQWLYENHPRGNQEVIWETMELMFAGGRKGDRDWTKFFVEGVFPVGTPGKMSGFTHGVNLAEGLRYPSVLYRMTHNTSLSSQTHNAVRWTEQYQLTRAGSVTGDEHLGGKSPQRGSETCMAVEMMFSMAYLYRMYGVNHYADMVERPAFNALPAAISPDWWAHQYVQQTNQPWSRNLTANPFFNVVSYGSTFGLEPNFPCCTVNHAQGYPKYAASSYVRQGHDHVIHALLGPTTLDTLIHDQRVKISCETNYPFHGSLRYTITSETEFDFSVRIPGWGLTSNKSKYRAGQSEWRNLSPTADHLQSFRIRNGTTPVEVDLHMVPKVTEPLNGSVAIYYGPLLYALDIEVAELTSHSPLNWTDRTPLPAADVMPETRDWVMNPVSEWRYAIDPSSITVENLNQSGRALPNPIWAREATPVVLWVDGWLIDWKEETGTAALPPVNPEVKGKPTRIRLIPYGAAKLHIADFPLAKRV, encoded by the exons ATGACCAACAATACAGCCAACTCCCGGCTAGCGCCTTTCCAGTATGACGCCTTTCCCCTGGGGTCGATTAAACCATCTGGCTGGCTCGAGGACCAGCTTCTGCTTGCTGCAGAAGCGCTTCCAGGCCACATGTTCGACTTTTACCGATACGTGGCGGACTCAACCTGGCTAGGAGGCACACACGAGTACAGCGAGTTACACGAAGCTGCGCCGTATTGGTTCAACTATATTGTTCCCTTGGCGTACACCCTGGATGATGCGCGGTTGAAGAAGCAGGCGAAGGTGTTCTTGGATTATACCCTGGAGCACCAGGCTGAGGACGGCTGGCTCGGGCCTGAGACAACGCGCCAGACCCGGGGTATATGGGCGCGGAGTTTACTTTTCTTCGCCCTTATTGTAAGATCACTGGGGCCACTCATCATGGAAATATGCAGTATTAACCAGCACTATCAGCAATATGCCGAAGCCGACCCCTCCGAGACAGATCGAATTGTAACAGCAATGCACAGATTCACAGTTCTTATACACAGCATGCTGCAGAACAACTTCACTGGGTTGCTGCAGGATGTAGCCGAGGGCGATGCCTTTGACCCATATGGGTTCGGTGTATCCAGGACGCACGAGCTGCCGTTGGCTCTACAGTGGCTTTATGAGAACCACCCGCGGGGCAACCAAGAGGTCATCTGGGAGACGATGGAGCTGATGTTTGCTGGTGGGAGGAAAGGGGATCGAGATTGGACGAAGTTCTTCGTCGAAGGAGTCTTTCCTGTGGGCACACCAGGCAAGATGAGTGGCTTTACCCATGGTGTCAATCTCGCTGAGG GACTTCGATACCCTTCTGTTCTCTATCGCATGACGCACAATACGTCTCTCTCGAGTCAAACGCATAACGCAGTCCGGTGGACGGAGCAGTACCAGTTAACACGCGCAGGCAGTGTTACTGGCGACGAGCATCTGGGTGGGAAAAGCCCGCAAAGAGG ATCTGAAACATGCATGGCTGTGGAGATGATGTTCTCCATGGCCTATCTGTACCGAATGTACGGTGTCAACCATTACGCTGACATGGTAGAGCGCCCTGCATTCAATGCGTTGCCGGCCGCGATAAGCCCTGATT GGTGGGCACACCAATATGTGCAGCAGACGAACCAGCCCTGGTCGAGAAACCTGACCGCTAATCCATTCTTCAATGTGGTCTCTTATGGTAGCACGTTCGGACTGGAGCCAAACTTTCCGTGCTGCACCGTCAACCACGCCCAGGGATATCCCAAATACGCCGCCTCTTCGTACGTTCGCCAGGGACACGATCATGTTATCCATGCACTGCTAGGGCCCACCACTTTGGACACGCTCATACATGACCAGAGGGTAAAGATCTCCTGCGAGACAAACTATCCGTTTCATGGGAGCCTCCGGTATACGATAACATCCGAGACGGAGTTCGACTTCTCTGTCCGCATCCCAGGCTGGGGACTCACTTCTAACAAATCGAAGTACCGGGCCGGCCAGAGCGAATGGCGCAACCTGTCTCCTACCGCGGACCACCTTCAATCATTCCGTATTCGCAATGGCACCACCCCAGTCGAGGTCGACCTTCACATGGTACCTAAGGTCACCGAGCCTCTAAACGGCTCCGTCGCCATCTACTACGGGCCCTTGCTATATGCCCTGGATATTGAAGTTGCCGAGCTGACATCCCACTCCCCACTGAACTGGACAGACCGCACCCCTCTCCCGGCCGCCGATGTGATGCCAGAAACCAGAGACTGGGTGATGAACCCAGTGTCGGAATGGCGATATGCAATCGACCCGAGCTCCATAACTGTTGAGAACCTAAACCAGTCTGGCAGAGCTTTGCCGAATCCTATCTGGGCTCGCGAGGCGACGCCAGTAGTCCTATGGGTCGATGGCTGGTTAATTGACTGGAAGGAGGAGACGGGCACGGCTGCGCTTCCCCCGGTGAATCCTGAAGTGAAGGGGAAGCCAACGAGGATCCGATTGATTCCGTACGGAGCGGCGAAGCTGCACATTGCAGACTTTCCTCTGGCAAAGAGGGTTTAA
- a CDS encoding uncharacterized protein (COG:U;~EggNog:ENOG410QD97;~InterPro:IPR020846,IPR011701,IPR036259;~PFAM:PF07690;~TransMembrane:12 (i56-78o90-113i125-144o150-175i187-207o213-235i255-278o290-310i322-341o347-369i381-404o416-438i);~go_function: GO:0022857 - transmembrane transporter activity [Evidence IEA];~go_process: GO:0055085 - transmembrane transport [Evidence IEA]) → MATVTQTLPTTAVDLQTLGQNIERHRNPNSSAPELEADEVMRQSLIADSQVPEGGYGWILICACAVVTWWFVGASYTWGVMQAALVENKGYSSSTLAFVGSLCPACISLLAVPNARVIRLIGARVTALLGIFLLGLGSILSGFVTDNIAGLFMTWGFVGGLGTSLCFMVVSVLPAQYFKAKRGIANGIVYAGGGLGGTVISFILDALLQSVGIAWTFRILGFMIMGTGLPAAWLIKERAPINPTKMVEWSLFKDLRFAVLFAVGVIGTFPLFVPAFFLPLYTNSLGLPSSAGAGLVAAFNFCSAIGRLSCGFACDRLGSLNTLFLSLLLSALSIFVLWPVSSSIGPLIVFVVINGTANGGFFSTMPTVVGNVFGSARMPVAVGMIVSGWLGGYLLGAPIAGYILNASGGQEGGIGAYRPAIFYAGSMATVATFLAAVVRMKVDRRIKKTV, encoded by the exons ATGGCTACCGTCACGCAAACACTGCCAACCACGGCGGTCGACCTTCAGACTCTGGGACAGAATATAGAAAGACACCGGAACCCCAACTCCTCTGCTCCGGAGCTCGAGGCAGATGAAGTGATGCGGCAGTCCCTGATCGCGGACTCCCAAGTCCCCGAAGGAGGCTACGGCTGGATCCTCATTTGCGCATGTGCCGTCGTGACGTGGTGGTTCGTGGGCGCCTCATACACTTGGGGTGTGATGCAGGCTGCGCTCGTGGAGAACAAGGGCTATTCGTCCTCGACATTGGCCTTTGTTGGATCGCTCTGTCCCGCCTGCATCTCTCTCCTCGCTGTCCCCAATGCGAGGGTCATCCGTCTCATCGGGGCCCGAGTAACTGCCCTACTGGGcattttcctcctcggtctcGGCAGTATCCTGAGCGGGTTCGTGACAGACAACATTGCCGGCCTATTCATGACGTGGGGCTTTGTCGGTGGACTTGGGACGAGCTTGTGCTTTATG GTTGTCTCCGTCCTCCCAGCACAATACTTCAAAGCCAAGCGCGGTATCGCAAATGGGATTGTTTATGCCGGCGGCGGCCTCGGAGGCACGGTGATCAGTTTCATCCTGGACGCCCTTCTCCAAAGCGTCGGGATAGCATGGACCTTCCGAATCCTCGGCTTCATGATCATGGGCACGGGGCTGCCAGCCGCCTGGCTAATCAAAGAACGTGCACCCATCAACCCAACCAAGATGGTCGAATGGAGTCTCTTCAAAGACCTGCGCTTCGCAGTTCTCTTCGCGGTCGGCGTTATCGGTACATTTCCTCTCTTCGTGCCGGCTTTCTTTCTGCCGCTGTATACCAACTCGCTTGGCCTGCCCTCTAGTGCGGGAGCCGGTCTAGTGGCTGCGTTTAATTTCTGTTCTGCCATTGGCAGACTTTCGTGTGGGTTTGCGTGTGATCGATTGGGCTCCCTAAATACGCTTTTCCTGTCGCTATTGCTTAGTGCGCTGAGTATCTTTGTGCTGTGGCCGGTATCTAGTTCCATTGGCCCCCTTATTGTGTTCGTGGTAATCAATGGCACCGCGAATGGCGGCTTCTTTTCCACTATGCCCACTGTCGTGGGTAATGTATTTGGTTCGGCGAGGATGCCTGTTGCTGTCGGTATGATTGTTAGCGGGTGGCTGGGCGGGTATCTACTTGGTGCCCCGATTGCCGGTTACATTCTGAATGCTTCAGGTGGCCAAGAGGGTGGGATTGGTGCTTATCGGCCGGCTATCTTCTACGCAGGTTCTATGGCTACGGTTGCGACATTTTTGGCGGCGGTTGTGCGGATGAAAGTTGATCGGAGGATTAAGAAGACAGTTTGA
- a CDS encoding DUF2252 domain-containing protein (COG:S;~EggNog:ENOG410PU88;~InterPro:IPR018721,IPR011009;~PFAM:PF10009): MPSELPTTEQRGEEILDVFATAFGELLVADPAAFQVKFRKMAASAFAFYRGTACLFYHDLELQQRDDPFLNEESSRIWIHGDLHAENFGTYMDSQGRLIFNVNDFDEAYVGPFAWDVKRFAASVALVGHAKALSDKQITRLVRTYAAAYRERIHTLATSENQDQVPQFTLETAKGPLLDALRDARMETRVGLLGTMTEIHEYERRFTRGGSAVELDKPIREKVAAAFNNYLQTLPEPKTQTGAYRVKDIVGRRGVGIGSAGLPSYNILLEGKSEAIENDVVIYMKQSTAAAVSRHVTNAAAASYFLHEGHRTVISQQALQAHADPWLGWTEIDGVGQLVAEVSPYAVDLDWSDINEVEEMASVVADLGRATAMMHGAGDNDSSHSELVPFSPERAIDAAIAADEEGFSDTLVEFAHRYSAQTRLDHQIFVDLFRNGRIPGLPVDGEA; encoded by the coding sequence ATGCCATCCGAACTCCCAACCACCGAGCAACGAGGCGAAGAAATCCTCGATGTCTTTGCTACTGCATTTggcgagctcctcgtcgcaGACCCGGCTGCGTTTCAGGTGAAATTCCGGAAGATGGCCGCCTCAGCATTCGCCTTCTACCGCGGCACGGCATGTCTTTTCTACCACGACCTCGAACTGCAGCAGAGAGATGACCCTTTTCTGAACGAGGAGTCCAGCCGAATCTGGATTCATGGTGATCTCCACGCCGAGAACTTTGGCACCTATATGGATTCTCAAGGCAGACTGATCTTCAATGTCAACGACTTTGACGAAGCTTATGTTGGTCCGTTTGCCTGGGACGTCAAACGTTTCGCTGCTTCTGTTGCCTTGGTTGGGCACGCAAAGGCGCTCAGTGACAAGCAGATCACTCGACTGGTTCGGACCTATGCTGCTGCGTACCGAGAGCGTATCCATACCCTAGCCACCAGCGAGAACCAAGACCAAGTTCCTCAGTTTACACTGGAGACTGCAAAGGGCCCGCTGCTGGATGCTCTCCGGGACGCCCGTATGGAAACACGTGTCGGCCTGCTAGGAACAATGACGGAGATCCACGAGTATGAACGCCGGTTCACCCGTGGAGGCAGCGCAGTTGAGCTTGATAAGCCAATACGCGAGAAGGTGGCCGCAGCATTTAATAACTACCTTCAGACCTTGCCGGAGCCCAAAACGCAAACCGGTGCATACCGGGTCAAGGACATCGTTGGCCGCCGTGGAGTAGGCATCGGTTCGGCTGGCCTCCCTTCCTATAATATTCTGCTggagggaaagagcgaggcTATTGAGAATGACGTGGTCATATACATGAAACAGTCTACAGCTGCAGCGGTCTCCCGGCACGTTACTAACGCCGCTGCGGCCAGTTACTTTCTTCACGAAGGCCACCGGACCGTGATATCTCAACAGGCCTTGCAAGCGCACGCAGACCCCTGGCTTGGCTGGACCGAAATCGACGGCGTCGGCCAGCTCGTCGCAGAGGTATCTCCGTACGCTGTCGACCTGGACTGGTCCGATATTAACGAGGTAGAGGAAATGGCGTCCGTGGTTGCGGATCTCGGTAGAGCCACGGCCATGATGCACGGAGCAGGGGACAATGATAGCAGCCACTCGGAGCTGGTGCCTTTCTCTCCGGAACGGGCAATTGATGCTGCGATTGCggctgatgaggagggattcTCGGACACGCTGGTGGAGTTTGCCCATCGGTACAGCGCCCAGACTCGTCTTGATCACCAGATCTTCGTGGATTTGTTTCGCAACGGGCGCATTCCTGGTCTGCCAGTTGACGGAGAAGCATGA